Proteins encoded by one window of Enterobacter hormaechei subsp. xiangfangensis:
- a CDS encoding SrfA family protein, with protein sequence MAKTLLRSGNLDDFQAVGGGGQAVFESALQIREALRLRKQQAIVDCLAIPQVYDGGDRVDWYSPVEGTVSSWKAADEDDRYRALRYLENTLASVESLSKKCLQSPKTAQQLFGSLLSKAFQFPGENFVFLVDGKPVICFWGFVNLNENARDDVLDCLRESLVPEPEPVVINEPEPEQEQEPAPVVTFEQADAPLITPVATVRITEDELYTPEPVRMNAAPPEPAPAAMQKKRRSPLWLLPVAAVIIAAIATPLLWPKQAPTAAPVATPAPVPVAIAPAPVKTVEPLELKLPLHQAEVVEPKVKTPAPAAEPVVITAIPKDAMVMEANQVKAGLTRFLNGTWRAFLDVQDPLTGKPPSLRYQIQNNKGFARVVHGDNIVCRVDVFSGLHSNGELLIKTRGNARCTDGSRYPMPEVTCKAGASDVAECTARYDANTIVPLTFKKAGV encoded by the coding sequence GTGGCAAAAACACTTTTACGCAGCGGTAATCTGGATGATTTTCAGGCCGTTGGTGGCGGCGGACAGGCCGTTTTTGAATCAGCGCTGCAAATCCGCGAAGCGCTTCGGTTGCGCAAACAACAGGCTATCGTCGATTGTCTGGCCATCCCCCAGGTCTACGACGGCGGCGATCGCGTTGACTGGTACTCCCCGGTTGAGGGAACCGTCTCCAGCTGGAAGGCGGCGGATGAAGATGATCGTTATCGCGCCCTACGCTATCTGGAAAACACGCTCGCCAGCGTGGAGTCTCTGAGTAAAAAATGCCTTCAGTCACCGAAAACGGCGCAGCAACTGTTTGGCTCTCTGCTCTCAAAAGCCTTTCAGTTTCCCGGTGAAAACTTTGTTTTCCTGGTGGATGGCAAACCGGTGATCTGCTTCTGGGGTTTCGTCAATCTTAACGAGAACGCGCGCGACGACGTGCTGGACTGCCTGCGCGAATCGTTGGTCCCTGAACCTGAGCCAGTGGTGATTAACGAGCCTGAACCTGAACAGGAGCAAGAACCGGCCCCGGTAGTGACCTTTGAGCAGGCCGACGCGCCGCTTATCACGCCTGTGGCTACCGTCCGTATCACCGAAGATGAACTGTATACGCCAGAGCCGGTGCGCATGAACGCCGCGCCGCCAGAGCCCGCACCGGCGGCCATGCAGAAAAAACGTCGCTCCCCCCTGTGGTTGCTGCCGGTTGCCGCCGTCATTATTGCGGCCATTGCCACCCCGCTGCTTTGGCCAAAACAGGCCCCGACCGCAGCGCCTGTTGCCACACCAGCGCCAGTGCCTGTCGCCATTGCTCCGGCCCCCGTAAAGACGGTCGAGCCGCTTGAGCTGAAACTCCCGCTGCACCAGGCCGAAGTGGTAGAGCCGAAGGTGAAAACGCCTGCACCGGCAGCCGAACCAGTGGTCATTACCGCGATACCGAAAGATGCGATGGTGATGGAGGCAAACCAGGTCAAAGCGGGGTTAACGCGCTTCTTGAATGGCACCTGGCGCGCGTTTCTCGATGTGCAGGATCCGCTCACCGGCAAACCGCCGTCGCTGCGCTACCAGATCCAGAACAATAAAGGTTTCGCCCGGGTTGTGCATGGCGACAACATTGTCTGCCGGGTAGACGTCTTTTCCGGATTACACAGCAACGGCGAGCTGTTGATCAAAACGCGCGGAAACGCTCGTTGCACCGACGGTTCACGCTATCCGATGCCGGAAGTGACCTGTAAGGCAGGTGCCAGCGACGTGGCGGAATGCACCGCACGTTACGATGCCAACACCATCGTTCCTCTGACGTTCAAGAAAGCAGGTGTCTGA